A stretch of the Actinotalea sp. JY-7876 genome encodes the following:
- a CDS encoding ABC transporter ATP-binding protein, producing the protein MTEDLAIDVRGLRKAFGDRPVLDGVDLAVRAGTITALLGPNGAGKTTTVGILSTLLRLDSGTARVAGFDVVAQAGAVRAAIGVTGQMSAVDDLLTGVENLRLMASLHHLGRRAGRERADALAAGLGLGDAVRAPVSTWSGGMRRRLDLAMTLVGRPAVVFLDEPTSGLDPRSRRALWDEVRALVARGTTVLLTTQYLEEADRLADRVAVLDRGRIVAEGTPAELKATHDAGSLDDVFLRLTEPPAQEPTDTSTRGSAS; encoded by the coding sequence ATGACCGAGGACCTGGCGATCGACGTGCGGGGCCTGCGCAAGGCGTTCGGCGACCGGCCCGTGCTGGACGGCGTCGACCTCGCCGTCCGCGCCGGCACGATCACCGCGCTGCTCGGGCCGAACGGCGCGGGCAAGACGACCACCGTGGGCATCCTGTCCACGCTGCTGCGCCTCGACTCCGGCACCGCCCGGGTCGCAGGCTTCGACGTCGTCGCGCAGGCGGGCGCCGTGCGCGCCGCCATCGGCGTCACGGGCCAGATGTCGGCGGTCGACGACCTGCTCACGGGCGTGGAGAACCTGCGGCTCATGGCGTCGCTGCACCACCTGGGCCGGCGAGCCGGGCGCGAGCGCGCCGACGCGCTGGCGGCCGGGCTCGGCCTGGGCGATGCCGTCCGCGCGCCGGTCTCGACGTGGTCCGGCGGGATGCGGCGCCGGCTCGACCTCGCGATGACGCTCGTCGGCAGGCCCGCGGTCGTCTTCCTCGACGAGCCGACCAGCGGCCTGGACCCCCGCAGCAGGCGCGCCCTGTGGGACGAGGTGCGCGCCCTCGTGGCCCGGGGCACCACGGTGCTCCTGACCACGCAGTACCTCGAGGAGGCGGACCGGCTCGCCGACCGCGTCGCCGTGCTCGACCGGGGCCGCATCGTCGCCGAGGGCACCCCCGCCGAGCTCAAGGCCACGCACGACGCCGGCTCGCTCGACGACGTCTTCCTGCGGCTGACGGAGCCGCCGGCGCAGGAGCCCACCGACACGTCGACGAGGGGATCGGCATCATGA
- a CDS encoding DUF4097 family beta strand repeat-containing protein — protein MPTFPTDVPVPLVVDLPPGSTLHVVAGERDDVVVTVLPTDPAKPGDVRGAQDVRVGRDGDAVTVSGPPTWKQYVPFGSGSMTVTVELPTGSDLSGRAGSLYAEGRLGTVEMTVTAGDARVEEAGRLTLTVSAGAVVVRRATGPVAVRASAGSVRLAELVGDGTIRAGNGTTTVGSVVGSLEVSGAHAEVVVGRVRGTVTATAAYGGIRVERVEQGTATLSTSYGSIEVGVPQGTAAWLEVASQHGTVRNELRPGEGPAAEELTAEIRASTSYGDVIVRRP, from the coding sequence ATGCCCACGTTCCCGACCGACGTGCCCGTCCCGCTGGTGGTGGACCTGCCGCCCGGAAGCACCCTGCACGTCGTCGCGGGGGAGCGGGACGACGTCGTCGTCACCGTCCTGCCGACCGACCCGGCCAAGCCCGGTGACGTGCGCGGCGCGCAGGACGTGCGCGTCGGGCGCGACGGCGACGCGGTGACCGTCTCCGGCCCGCCGACCTGGAAGCAGTACGTGCCCTTCGGCAGCGGGAGCATGACCGTCACCGTGGAGCTGCCCACCGGCTCCGACCTCAGCGGCCGGGCGGGCAGCCTCTACGCCGAGGGGCGCCTCGGCACGGTCGAGATGACCGTCACCGCCGGGGACGCCCGCGTCGAGGAGGCGGGCCGCCTCACGCTCACGGTCTCGGCCGGCGCCGTCGTCGTCCGGCGGGCCACGGGGCCGGTCGCGGTCCGGGCGAGCGCCGGCTCGGTGCGCCTCGCGGAGCTGGTGGGCGACGGCACGATCCGCGCCGGCAACGGCACCACGACCGTCGGGTCCGTCGTCGGCTCGCTGGAGGTGTCCGGGGCGCACGCGGAGGTCGTCGTCGGGCGCGTCCGCGGCACCGTCACCGCCACGGCCGCCTACGGCGGGATCCGCGTCGAACGCGTCGAGCAGGGGACGGCGACCCTGTCGACGTCGTACGGCTCGATCGAGGTCGGCGTCCCGCAGGGCACCGCCGCCTGGCTGGAGGTCGCCTCGCAGCACGGGACCGTCCGCAACGAGCTGCGGCCCGGCGAGGGCCCCGCGGCCGAGGAGCTGACGGCGGAGATCCGCGCCAGCACGAGCTACGGCGACGTCATCGTCCGCCGTCCCTGA
- a CDS encoding toxin-antitoxin system HicB family antitoxin: protein MDLTPYVDDLQHRLVVAAGAGGDDARRLAERLTAPLDAAVRLVLLDVLSAAAGEITAEIAPGSVDVRLRGGAPELVVTPPAATVPAAPPPVVASAPDGDAPDAGSTTRTTLRLPDHLKAQVEVAAARDGISVNTWLVRAVATALESSAAPATQQASSTPRGASRLTGWVR from the coding sequence ATGGACCTCACGCCCTACGTCGACGACCTCCAGCACCGCCTGGTCGTCGCGGCGGGCGCGGGCGGGGACGACGCGCGCCGGCTCGCGGAGCGGCTGACCGCGCCGCTGGACGCGGCGGTGCGCCTCGTCCTGCTGGACGTCCTCTCGGCGGCGGCGGGGGAGATCACCGCCGAGATCGCGCCGGGGTCGGTCGATGTGCGGCTGCGCGGGGGCGCGCCCGAGCTGGTCGTCACCCCGCCCGCCGCGACCGTGCCCGCGGCGCCCCCTCCCGTCGTCGCGTCCGCGCCGGACGGCGACGCCCCGGACGCCGGCTCCACCACGCGCACCACCCTGCGGCTCCCGGACCACCTCAAGGCACAGGTCGAGGTGGCCGCCGCACGCGACGGCATCTCGGTCAACACGTGGCTCGTCCGGGCGGTCGCCACCGCCCTCGAGTCGTCCGCCGCTCCCGCCACGCAGCAGGCGTCCTCGACGCCGCGTGGCGCGAGCCGCCTCACGGGCTGGGTGCGCTGA
- a CDS encoding AMP-dependent synthetase — translation MTTDDETHGGPAAAPPPDPVRAEAVLGEYAPLSALALDDAERWPTLDAAGAARLAAVSDDPAAPTWVHRAGDRLLPADVAALHEAARRWRRPTASEVTASEVTASEATAPDAAPPAWVSALVARAHEQVPRYRRLARAGRSGPTTPLRDLAPVDREDLRRRIADFVPLDVPLDRVLEGTSSGSTGAALRIPLHPLFVAGDVVLIHRLLAEAGVDWRPAVDRLGLANVVDQRAAFTYPSAMTAFPREDGEPVPVMARVNLDDGAWRRPGDRERFLAAWDPQVLSSSPLPLLRLVELARAGLDLHPVALVSGAAHLTPAVRRLVADTWDAPLIDLYGLRETGAVATRRDDGPFVVLPRHVWVEALDPGGAPCADGVPGELTVTTDENPYLPLLRYRTGDQGALRRRPDGTVEIHGLEGRAPVRYRHRDGTWRPSVDATQVLQGHGVAAWELHQAADGAVRLRALPAAGRTAAGEAAARAAATAVGRLLDRDVRLDVVDGPVAFGGRKPRRFTSDLDPVAS, via the coding sequence ATGACGACGGACGACGAGACCCACGGCGGTCCGGCCGCGGCGCCGCCGCCGGACCCGGTCCGCGCCGAGGCGGTGCTCGGCGAGTACGCGCCGCTGTCCGCGCTCGCGCTCGACGACGCCGAGCGCTGGCCGACCCTGGACGCCGCCGGGGCGGCGCGGCTCGCGGCCGTGAGCGACGACCCCGCCGCACCCACGTGGGTGCACCGGGCGGGCGACCGGCTGCTGCCCGCCGACGTCGCGGCCCTCCACGAGGCGGCGCGGCGGTGGCGCCGACCGACGGCGTCCGAGGTGACCGCGTCCGAGGTGACCGCGTCCGAGGCGACGGCGCCCGACGCCGCCCCGCCCGCCTGGGTGAGCGCGCTGGTCGCACGGGCGCACGAGCAGGTGCCGCGGTACCGCCGGCTCGCGCGCGCCGGCCGCTCGGGCCCGACCACCCCGCTGCGCGACCTCGCCCCCGTCGACCGCGAGGACCTGCGGCGGCGGATCGCCGACTTCGTGCCGCTCGACGTCCCGCTCGACCGCGTCCTGGAGGGCACGAGCTCCGGCTCGACGGGCGCCGCGCTGCGGATCCCGCTGCACCCGCTCTTCGTCGCCGGGGACGTCGTCCTGATCCACCGCCTCCTGGCGGAGGCGGGCGTCGACTGGCGCCCCGCGGTGGACCGGCTCGGCCTCGCGAACGTCGTCGACCAGCGGGCCGCGTTCACGTACCCGTCCGCCATGACGGCCTTCCCGCGCGAGGACGGCGAGCCCGTCCCGGTGATGGCCCGGGTCAACCTCGACGACGGCGCCTGGCGTCGGCCGGGCGACCGGGAGCGGTTCCTCGCGGCCTGGGACCCGCAGGTCCTCAGCTCCTCGCCGCTGCCGCTCCTGCGGCTGGTCGAGCTCGCGCGCGCGGGGCTCGACCTGCACCCCGTCGCGCTCGTCAGCGGGGCGGCGCACCTGACGCCCGCGGTCCGGCGGCTGGTGGCCGACACGTGGGACGCGCCGCTGATCGACCTCTACGGGCTGCGCGAGACGGGGGCCGTCGCCACGCGCCGGGACGACGGTCCGTTCGTCGTCCTGCCGCGGCACGTGTGGGTCGAGGCGCTCGACCCGGGCGGTGCGCCGTGCGCCGACGGCGTGCCGGGGGAGCTGACCGTGACCACCGACGAGAACCCCTACCTGCCGCTGCTGCGCTACCGCACCGGCGACCAGGGCGCCCTGCGCCGCCGGCCCGACGGCACCGTGGAGATCCACGGCCTCGAGGGCCGCGCTCCGGTGCGCTACCGCCACCGCGACGGCACCTGGCGGCCGTCCGTCGACGCGACGCAGGTGCTCCAGGGCCACGGCGTCGCGGCGTGGGAGCTGCACCAGGCGGCGGACGGTGCCGTCCGTCTCCGGGCGCTGCCCGCCGCGGGCCGCACGGCCGCGGGGGAGGCGGCCGCGCGCGCGGCGGCGACCGCCGTCGGGCGCCTGCTCGACCGCGACGTGCGGCTCGACGTCGTCGACGGGCCAGTGGCCTTCGGCGGGCGCAAGCCGCGCCGGTTCACGAGCGACCTGGACCCCGTGGCGTCATGA
- a CDS encoding AAA family ATPase, whose translation MLSPDAPVPVTSDPTAPAATRDIDRVSSAPTRPGSGGATGADAQLDVERLFAGDTVGGPGVAPDAPLDEKLRQAYFWLVNHAIISPHYDVEFADPARPRTAYRIGDTRAVVELPTDQSYSSFVLLPLLTFAVRGRCLLVGGPGRGKTASAILMGVLAGYPVRDVRRAMQHGHPQLTVSDLFGTPLPRDLVAAERLADIDVAWRTWLGMRVKIVDEYNRIPTKTQSALLTVLADGYVEVFDQIYETGASAWYLTANDDAGGGTFQVVDALRDRIDVVVKALPFNNRFLGDLVTRAERGVRPEDNVPPEIVFSADEHDRVHREVLAVHLPAPVRRRLEYFASQLEVLEHAAWQLEYRTKDTARLAGVDPHTLSVADTGRDRLADVGAQTLNGLSVRALQSLILYAKAMAYFRGNAQVTLADLRAVLPFVLHDKLQPDLQATSFDAPERQALRTDRVSWIRDLFDTTCRQYDAEELDADDPVGEILAELDRGTHGLTEQEVLRRTARIEGLLALWQDSVKLYGSVYDDALALKYAHQRYSGYLAWLRWSGG comes from the coding sequence GTGCTGAGCCCCGACGCCCCCGTGCCCGTGACCAGCGACCCGACCGCGCCGGCCGCGACCCGCGACATCGACCGGGTCTCCTCGGCGCCCACGCGTCCCGGCAGCGGTGGCGCGACCGGCGCCGACGCCCAGCTCGACGTCGAGCGGCTGTTCGCGGGGGACACCGTCGGCGGTCCGGGCGTCGCGCCCGACGCGCCGCTCGACGAGAAGCTGCGCCAGGCGTACTTCTGGCTGGTCAACCACGCCATCATCAGCCCGCACTACGACGTCGAGTTCGCGGACCCCGCGCGGCCGCGCACCGCCTACCGCATCGGCGACACGCGCGCCGTCGTCGAGCTCCCGACGGACCAGTCGTACTCGAGCTTCGTCCTGCTGCCGCTGCTGACGTTCGCCGTCCGGGGCCGGTGCCTCCTGGTGGGCGGCCCGGGTCGCGGCAAGACGGCGAGCGCGATCCTCATGGGCGTGCTCGCCGGGTACCCGGTGCGCGACGTCCGGCGCGCGATGCAGCACGGCCACCCCCAGCTGACCGTGAGCGACCTGTTCGGCACGCCGCTGCCGCGCGACCTCGTCGCGGCCGAGCGGCTCGCCGACATCGACGTCGCGTGGCGCACCTGGCTCGGGATGCGGGTCAAGATCGTCGACGAGTACAACCGCATCCCCACCAAGACGCAGTCGGCGCTGCTGACGGTGCTCGCGGACGGCTACGTCGAGGTCTTCGACCAGATCTACGAGACCGGCGCCTCGGCCTGGTACCTCACCGCGAACGACGACGCCGGCGGCGGCACGTTCCAGGTCGTCGACGCGCTGCGCGACCGGATCGACGTCGTGGTCAAGGCCCTGCCGTTCAACAACCGCTTCCTCGGCGACCTGGTGACGCGCGCTGAGCGCGGGGTGCGCCCGGAGGACAACGTGCCGCCCGAGATCGTCTTCTCGGCCGACGAGCACGACCGCGTGCACCGCGAGGTCCTCGCGGTGCACCTGCCGGCGCCGGTCCGCCGCCGGCTCGAGTACTTCGCCTCCCAGCTGGAGGTCCTCGAGCACGCCGCCTGGCAGCTCGAGTACCGGACCAAGGACACCGCGCGGCTCGCGGGCGTCGACCCGCACACGCTCTCGGTCGCCGACACCGGGCGCGACCGGCTCGCCGACGTCGGCGCGCAGACGCTCAACGGGCTCTCCGTGCGCGCCCTGCAGTCCCTCATCCTGTACGCGAAGGCGATGGCGTACTTCCGCGGGAACGCGCAGGTCACGCTCGCGGACCTGCGCGCCGTGCTGCCCTTCGTCCTGCACGACAAGCTCCAGCCCGACCTCCAGGCCACGAGCTTCGACGCCCCCGAGCGCCAGGCGCTGCGCACGGACCGGGTCTCGTGGATCCGCGACCTCTTCGACACCACGTGCCGCCAGTACGACGCCGAGGAGCTCGACGCCGACGACCCGGTCGGGGAGATCCTGGCCGAGCTCGACCGCGGCACGCACGGGCTCACCGAGCAGGAGGTGCTGCGGCGCACCGCGCGCATCGAGGGCCTGCTCGCGCTCTGGCAGGACTCGGTCAAGCTCTACGGCAGCGTGTACGACGACGCGCTCGCCCTGAAGTACGCCCACCAGCGCTACTCCGGCTACCTCGCCTGGCTGCGGTGGAGCGGCGGGTGA
- a CDS encoding AAA family ATPase, which produces MTRYAHGLVIGKFYPVHAGHLNLIRTGLARCDRVTVQVLGSSRESVPVETRAGWLRAELPGAHVVTALDDTPVDYADPAAWDAHVALMRSLLDAPVDAVLTSDAYGTELARRLGATWLRVDPGRVGVPVSGSAVRADPGAHWWALPAGVRAWFARRVVVLGAESTGTTTLAADLAHHHGLEPVLEFGREWSAERPGGLAAPWHTAEFDLVAREQARREDDAAAATPIPLVVCDTDVLATTLWHERYTGTRSPSVEHLAERRVPDLYLLTGDEIPFVQDGMRDGEHVRHAMQDRFREVLAAQAAAGGAPWHELRGSPSERLAAACELVAPLLARPRPMSAPLPQRGAEAFADVP; this is translated from the coding sequence ATGACGCGGTACGCCCACGGCCTGGTGATCGGCAAGTTCTACCCGGTCCACGCGGGCCACCTGAACCTCATCCGCACCGGGCTGGCCCGCTGCGACCGGGTCACCGTGCAGGTGCTCGGCTCCTCCCGGGAGTCGGTCCCGGTCGAGACGCGGGCCGGCTGGCTCCGGGCCGAGCTGCCCGGCGCCCACGTGGTGACGGCGCTCGACGACACGCCCGTCGACTACGCGGACCCGGCCGCGTGGGACGCGCACGTCGCGCTCATGCGCTCCCTGCTCGACGCGCCGGTCGACGCCGTGCTCACGTCCGACGCCTACGGCACGGAGCTGGCGCGCCGCCTGGGCGCCACGTGGCTGCGGGTCGACCCCGGCCGGGTGGGCGTCCCCGTCTCGGGCAGCGCCGTGCGGGCCGACCCGGGGGCCCACTGGTGGGCGCTGCCCGCGGGCGTGCGCGCCTGGTTCGCGCGACGCGTCGTCGTCCTCGGCGCGGAGTCCACCGGCACCACGACCCTCGCCGCCGACCTCGCGCACCACCACGGGCTCGAGCCCGTGCTCGAGTTCGGCCGCGAGTGGAGTGCGGAGCGGCCCGGCGGGCTGGCTGCCCCGTGGCACACGGCCGAGTTCGACCTCGTGGCGCGCGAGCAGGCCAGACGCGAGGACGACGCCGCGGCCGCGACCCCGATCCCGCTCGTGGTGTGCGACACCGACGTGCTCGCCACGACGCTGTGGCACGAGCGCTACACGGGCACCCGGTCGCCGTCGGTCGAGCACCTGGCGGAGCGGCGCGTCCCGGACCTGTACCTGCTGACCGGCGACGAGATCCCGTTCGTGCAGGACGGGATGCGCGACGGCGAGCACGTGCGCCACGCGATGCAGGACCGGTTCCGCGAGGTGCTCGCGGCGCAGGCGGCGGCCGGGGGAGCGCCCTGGCACGAGCTGCGCGGGTCGCCGTCCGAGCGCCTCGCGGCGGCGTGCGAGCTCGTCGCGCCGCTGCTCGCCCGTCCGCGGCCGATGTCGGCACCGCTGCCGCAGCGGGGTGCCGAGGCGTTCGCGGACGTCCCGTGA
- the pnuC gene encoding nicotinamide riboside transporter PnuC, which yields MDILEIIGFVTGAACVWLAARENIWTFPVGIANNVVFAAIFVSSGLYAGAALQLVYLVLGALGWWWWARGGADHGRLEVRPTPRWAWPVAVVAAAGATAVLAVVLGTWTDSAVPFWDGLTTGLSLVAQLMLNRKWLGSWYVWILTDVLLVGLYVSLGLHVTAALYVLFIGLCLQGLRRWRRAQRDAATGSPASVAASDPAPVA from the coding sequence GTGGACATCCTGGAGATCATCGGCTTCGTCACGGGGGCGGCGTGCGTCTGGCTCGCGGCGCGCGAGAACATCTGGACCTTCCCGGTCGGCATCGCGAACAACGTGGTCTTCGCCGCGATCTTCGTGAGCAGCGGGCTGTACGCCGGCGCCGCGCTCCAGCTCGTCTACCTGGTGCTCGGGGCGCTCGGGTGGTGGTGGTGGGCCCGCGGCGGGGCGGACCACGGACGCCTGGAGGTCCGCCCGACGCCGCGCTGGGCCTGGCCCGTGGCCGTCGTGGCGGCGGCGGGGGCGACGGCGGTCCTCGCCGTGGTGCTCGGGACGTGGACGGACTCCGCGGTGCCGTTCTGGGACGGCCTGACGACCGGCCTGAGCCTGGTCGCGCAGCTCATGCTGAACCGCAAGTGGCTCGGGAGCTGGTACGTCTGGATCCTCACGGACGTGCTGCTCGTGGGCCTGTACGTGAGCCTCGGCCTGCACGTCACCGCGGCGCTGTACGTGCTGTTCATCGGCCTGTGCCTGCAGGGCCTGCGGCGCTGGCGCCGCGCGCAGCGTGACGCCGCCACGGGCTCCCCGGCGTCCGTGGCCGCCTCCGATCCGGCCCCGGTGGCATGA